In Macadamia integrifolia cultivar HAES 741 chromosome 5, SCU_Mint_v3, whole genome shotgun sequence, a single window of DNA contains:
- the LOC122078485 gene encoding protein NDL1-like isoform X1 has product MVDSSDSVSVDMETISLGGKEHIVQTGHGPVSVVVFGDQDKPALVTYPDLALNHMSCFQGLFFCPEAASLLLYNFCIYHISPPGHQLGAAAISSDIPVPSVDDLADQVADVLDFFGLGAVMCMGVTAGAYILTLFAMKYRERVIGLILVSPLCKAPSWTEWLYNKSHLQVMINLLYFYGMCSMMKEYLLQRYFSKEVRGSGQVPESDIVLACRSLLDERQSANVLRLLEAISGRRDITDGLKKLQCRTLLFVGENSPFHAEALHMTSKVDRRYSALVEVQACGSMVTEEQPHAMLIPMEYFFMGYGLYRPSQFSGSPRSPLSPSCISPELLSPESMGLKLKPIKTRVSLQV; this is encoded by the exons ATGGTGGACTCGAGCGATTCGGTTTCAGTTGATATGGAGACGATCTCTCTTGGTGGAAAG GAACATATTGTACAGACAGGCCATGGTCCTGTGTCTGTTGTGGTGTTTGGCGACCAGGATAAACCAGCACTTGTTACTTATCCTGACTTAGCTCTAAATC ATATGTCCTGTTTCCAAGGATTATTCTTTTGTCCAGAAGCCGCTTCTTTGTTGCTTTACAACTTCTGCATTTATCATATTAGCCCTCCTGGGCATCAG TTGGGTGCTGCTGCAATTTCTTCAGACATCCCTGTGCCTTCTGTTGATGACTTAGCAGATCAGGTTGCTGATGTTCTCGACTTCTTTGG GCTTGGTGCAGTGATGTGCATGGGGGTCACAGCCGGGGCTTATATCCTTACACTATTTGCG ATGAAATATAGGGAACGGGTCATTGGTTTGATACTTGTTTCTCCCCTATGTAAAGCACCGTCTTGGACAGAATGGTTGTATAATAAG TCTCATCTGCAGGTGATGATAAACTTGCTCTACTTCTATGGAATGTGTAGCATGATGAAGGAATACTTGCTTCAGCGGTACTTTAGCAAG GAAGTTCGAGGTAGTGGACAAGTCCCAGAATCGGATATTGTGCTGGCATGCAGAAGT TTGTTAGATGAGAGGCAGAGTGCAAATGTATTGCGGCTTCTTGAGGCGATTAGTGG GAGACGTGACATTACTGATGGATTGAAGAAATTACAGTGTCGAACGCTGTTATTTGTGGGTGAAAACTCTCCTTTCCATGCTGAAGCTCTCCATATGACCTCAAAAGTTGACAGAAGATACAGTGCATTGGTTGAG GTTCAGGCATGTGGATCGATGGTGACGGAGGAGCAGCCCCATGCAATGTTGATCCCAATGGAGTACTTCTTCATGGGATATGGGCTATATAGACCAAGCCAGTTCAGTGGCAGCCCCAGGAGTCCGTTGAGCCCATCGTGCATCTCACCAGAGCTGCTTTCGCCGGAAAGCATGGGCTTGAAGCTGAAGCCCATAAAGACACGGGTTTCATTGCAAGTGTGA
- the LOC122078485 gene encoding protein NDL1-like isoform X2 gives MVDSSDSVSVDMETISLGGKEHIVQTGHGPVSVVVFGDQDKPALVTYPDLALNHMSCFQGLFFCPEAASLLLYNFCIYHISPPGHQLGAAAISSDIPVPSVDDLADQVADVLDFFGLGAVMCMGVTAGAYILTLFAMKYRERVIGLILVSPLCKAPSWTEWLYNKVMINLLYFYGMCSMMKEYLLQRYFSKEVRGSGQVPESDIVLACRSLLDERQSANVLRLLEAISGRRDITDGLKKLQCRTLLFVGENSPFHAEALHMTSKVDRRYSALVEVQACGSMVTEEQPHAMLIPMEYFFMGYGLYRPSQFSGSPRSPLSPSCISPELLSPESMGLKLKPIKTRVSLQV, from the exons ATGGTGGACTCGAGCGATTCGGTTTCAGTTGATATGGAGACGATCTCTCTTGGTGGAAAG GAACATATTGTACAGACAGGCCATGGTCCTGTGTCTGTTGTGGTGTTTGGCGACCAGGATAAACCAGCACTTGTTACTTATCCTGACTTAGCTCTAAATC ATATGTCCTGTTTCCAAGGATTATTCTTTTGTCCAGAAGCCGCTTCTTTGTTGCTTTACAACTTCTGCATTTATCATATTAGCCCTCCTGGGCATCAG TTGGGTGCTGCTGCAATTTCTTCAGACATCCCTGTGCCTTCTGTTGATGACTTAGCAGATCAGGTTGCTGATGTTCTCGACTTCTTTGG GCTTGGTGCAGTGATGTGCATGGGGGTCACAGCCGGGGCTTATATCCTTACACTATTTGCG ATGAAATATAGGGAACGGGTCATTGGTTTGATACTTGTTTCTCCCCTATGTAAAGCACCGTCTTGGACAGAATGGTTGTATAATAAG GTGATGATAAACTTGCTCTACTTCTATGGAATGTGTAGCATGATGAAGGAATACTTGCTTCAGCGGTACTTTAGCAAG GAAGTTCGAGGTAGTGGACAAGTCCCAGAATCGGATATTGTGCTGGCATGCAGAAGT TTGTTAGATGAGAGGCAGAGTGCAAATGTATTGCGGCTTCTTGAGGCGATTAGTGG GAGACGTGACATTACTGATGGATTGAAGAAATTACAGTGTCGAACGCTGTTATTTGTGGGTGAAAACTCTCCTTTCCATGCTGAAGCTCTCCATATGACCTCAAAAGTTGACAGAAGATACAGTGCATTGGTTGAG GTTCAGGCATGTGGATCGATGGTGACGGAGGAGCAGCCCCATGCAATGTTGATCCCAATGGAGTACTTCTTCATGGGATATGGGCTATATAGACCAAGCCAGTTCAGTGGCAGCCCCAGGAGTCCGTTGAGCCCATCGTGCATCTCACCAGAGCTGCTTTCGCCGGAAAGCATGGGCTTGAAGCTGAAGCCCATAAAGACACGGGTTTCATTGCAAGTGTGA